A genomic region of Staphylococcus roterodami contains the following coding sequences:
- the rnc gene encoding ribonuclease III — protein MSKQKKSEIVNRFRKRFDTKMTELGFTYHNIDLYQQAFSHSSFINDFNMNRLDHNERLEFLGDAVLELTVSRYLFDKHPNLPEGNLTKMRATIVCEPSLVIFANKIGLNEMILLGKGEEKTGGRTRPSLISDAFEAFIGAMYLDQGLDVVWRFAEKVIFPHVEQNELLGVVDFKTQFQEYVHQQNKGDVTYNLIKEEGPAHHRLFTSEVILQGQAIAEGKGKTKKESEQRAAESAYKQLKQIK, from the coding sequence ATGTCTAAACAAAAGAAAAGTGAGATAGTTAATCGTTTTAGAAAGCGTTTTGATACTAAAATGACAGAATTAGGCTTTACTTATCATAATATTGATTTATACCAACAAGCATTTTCACATTCAAGTTTTATTAATGATTTTAATATGAATCGCTTAGATCACAACGAACGTTTAGAATTTTTGGGTGATGCGGTATTAGAATTGACGGTTTCACGATATTTATTTGATAAACACCCTAACTTGCCGGAAGGGAATTTAACAAAAATGCGTGCCACTATTGTATGTGAGCCCTCACTTGTAATATTTGCGAATAAAATTGGATTAAACGAAATGATTTTACTTGGGAAAGGTGAAGAAAAAACAGGTGGACGTACACGACCATCATTGATTTCTGATGCATTTGAAGCATTTATAGGTGCCATGTACTTAGATCAAGGACTAGATGTGGTTTGGCGCTTTGCTGAGAAAGTGATTTTCCCGCATGTAGAACAAAATGAATTATTAGGTGTTGTTGATTTTAAAACACAATTTCAAGAATATGTACATCAACAAAATAAAGGTGATGTAACATATAATCTGATTAAAGAAGAAGGTCCTGCACATCATCGATTGTTCACATCTGAAGTTATTTTGCAAGGACAAGCAATAGCTGAAGGTAAAGGGAAAACAAAAAAA